ACAGTACTATAGTTAAGAGTCCAGTCTTTACCGCCGATCTTTTTATCGATATGGAAACCAACTTCACCCTCACTATTATCCTGCCAGGTAAGCTTTATCTTGTTATCATCGAGTTTTTGAAGTACAAGATTGGAAGGTGCAAGAAATGTTGGTGTATAAGAATTTTCTGTGTAATCTGATGTTGATGTGCCAATAAATGCCTTTGCACGATAATAGACTTCTTCAAAAAGAATTACATCGTCAGTAAAAGAAGTAGCATTCGCAGTGAGCGTCCTGTATTTACTCGACCAGCTCCCAGTCCCGATTTTCTTGTCGACATAATAGCCTTCTTCACCAACACAATGATCCTTCCAGGCTACTTCGACACGGGTTTGGGTTTTCTGGTTAATGACAAGATCGGTTGGATCACAATATGATGAAAGAAAAGCGATTATCTCTGAATAGGGAGATGACTCACCAGTTGATTTATTATAAAATTTCACCTTATATGCATAAACAAGGCTGTCATTGGTTGGAATATTATCAAGAAATGTGAAAAACTGTGTTGAGATATTTTCGTAACTATCATTCCATGTTCCAGTTCCAACCTTTTTGCCGATCACAAAATAGAGGGTATCGGAATCAGCATGTTCCGGTATTTTGTAGGTCCATGTAATTTCAATTCTGCCCTCTTCAGTTTTTTTGATCTTCATATTAGAAGGAGCATCAGTAAGGTCGGGATCAGTAATTTTTAGATCACAACTTGTGATGAAGAGGAAAAGACCCGTCAAAAACACCAACAAAAGGAGATATAAATACTTATTTATTTTTTGTGTCATCGGTTTCCTCAATATTAAAAAGTTTTTTTGCATCCTCGTTCTCGATACGATGTTCTTCTATCTTTTGCTGAGTATTTAATGCTTCATTTCTTCTCTCATGTGTTGATTTCGATATCTCAGCCTTAATGATAACAATCATTTCTCGAATGTTCGTTTCACGTCTGTTCGAACCGGTAAGGTATCTGATACCCAAAACCCACCAGGGAAGATCCTTTAAAATTGGAATTCCAACTCGGCTTATTGTTTCATCTGTGTCATAAAGACCGCCGATGACTGTTTCTTCACCGTCATAGAGGAGAACTTCAGTATCCGATTCACTCTTATTAATGATTGTACTGAGCTCACCCGGTGTTGCAGAACTTTTTTGAACACTTGCAACAAGATGGATTGCTTCTCCATTTTCATCATCGACAACAGTAGGGGTAACAGTCATGATTACACCGGTCTCGAAGAATTCATCACTGATATTTCCTGCTTCGTCTTTCTTCTTAACAGAGAAGTCCTGGCCAACCTGTATTTGCCCTTGCTTGCCAGAAATAACAATAAGAGTTGGACGTGCGATAACCGTACCGACCTGATGTGATTCCAGTATACTGAAGAGAGTATTGATATCTATCGTAACATCACCGGATTCAAGTTTTGTGGCAGCGCTTGCATTAAAGACATCTTCAGCAACACTACTTCCTGAAAAGTTGATTGCAGCAACTACTTTACCATTAAAGAGAGTTGACCAATCAATCCCAATACTATTAAGTATTGATTTATCAGCTTTGAAAAAGATAGATGATATCTTTACCTGCTTCGTACTCGGAGTGATTTCAGGTCCTTCGGCAGCTTCTTCTTCGAGCTCTGTCATGTCATTTATAACATACGAGCCGGGAAGGTCCTCGAGTATGAGATCATTAAAGTTGATGATAAGAAATAGCGCATTCTTCCAATATACTTCTTTGATAGGAATACCTATTTCGCCCGTGAACTTGCTCAAATTAACGATCTTTTTCCCTTCATATTGAATGGACATGACTTCAAGGGCACGAACCGCTTCATAGAAGGGAGTCTCTCGACCCATTGAAACAAGTTCCTTATATGAGAATTCATCTTCCACCCACTGTGCTTCTAACAATGAAGTACAGAGTAATGTGAATAAAAGTAAGAGAATTATTTTTTTCATAATTCATTACCTTGTAAATACATTTTAACTTCTTGGTTAATACCAATTCGATTAATATTAAATACAGCACATTGCTGTTTCCAGTTTATATAATTTAAATATCCGTAAGCAACCCTTGAGCCGGGGATAAGAGTAACGATCATACCATTAATATCTCTTAAAAAGACCTTATCCGGTGTTAATCCAATCAGAAGAGATGTATTGATGTTGATATATTTATCTTCTTCTGAACGATCGAAAGGAGCATGAATGCGCGAATAGAATGGATTATATGGAAGAGAAGAATAACTGAAACTTCTAAAAGGTATTTCTGAAATGGAAGTGCCGGTCTTCTTGTCATAAAAAACACTGAGTTTCATAGAAAAGTCCACTGTATCTTTAAGGGCAACAGATGTTTCTGATAGTCTAACCGATTCTATGATATAAAGAGGTGCCTGGTATTCAATTTGATAGATAAAGAAATGAAGTGATTCTATATTTGCCGTGCCATTTAATGTATAAGAATTAAAAGGAAGATCATTCTTTTTTCCGCCCTGTACAACCTTGAAATCAAAATTGAGATCTGGTGCAAAGGTTTCTGTAATATCTATCAGATATTGATATGATTGGCTTGGATTGTCATTTTTTAAGATTATCTTGTTATCTTCAAGTGCTTTCTTTTTCATCTCATCAAGTGAAGCTATGATTTCATCAGTTTTATCAAGGTCCGGATTCGTTCTCTTGAGCTGATCAAGGGTCTGTTGATTATCATGATAGGTTTTTTCGATTTTCTCAAGCCGTTTAACCGATTGAGAGTTCGAGAGCAAGCCACCGATAAAAACGAGGATCAAGAGAACTGCAAGGATGATCGTATTTCTTATAGCATATGACATATCATTAATCCTTTAACTCAATTGCTTTTATCTGTGCAATATCAGCAAGGTGATGATGAGGATAGACAGAGATCAGTTCATTCCAGTAGTAGAGGGCTTGATCGTTGTTTCCAAGCTCAGCATGAGCGTTTCCAAGCATCATTAATGCATCGGGTTTTTTTACATCTTGTTTTTCCAGAACAATTTCAAAGATGGTTATTGCTTCAGGCAGGTTATCCATTTGATACTGGGCTTCACCCATATAATACTGCGCATTCGAAGCAAGATCATGATCGGGATATTTCTTCATGAAATCATAGAAACCATCGTATGATGCCTGGTAATCTTCAGAAAAATATTTTTCAAGTATCGAAGCATATTCAGACCGAATTTCCTCTTGAATATCTATGATCTTTGCATTATCTTCCTGAGATGATGGGTTTGTGACAGGTGCTTCAGTGATCCAGAAGTCATAATAAGAATTTAACGCTCTGCTTATTTCCTTGCCAAGAGAAAACGCTTTGTCTCGAGAAAATGAGCCATCGACCCTCAATCTATATATAACCCCCGAACTCGTAGAGATAGGTATAATTTTTGTTGGGTATCCTGCTGCATTCAATTTTTTCTGCTCATTGAGGATATTATCATAGTTGCCATCAGCATAGAGCTGTATATCAAAAAGTTCTGATGATTGATTTTCAACAGTATCATTAATAGAGCTGTTTTCAATTGGTTTGGTCGGGCCAAGTTGTGCAAGTTTCTTTTCTGCGATGGATGCAAGTCTGTTTTGGGGATATTCATTTACAATCCTTGTCCAATAGATCTTAGCTTGATCGAGATTGTTTTTTTGAGAACACGCATTTCCAAGCATCATCAGAGCATCCGGTGTTTTAAGGCCCCCTTGTTTGATAACTGTTTCAAACACCAAAATTGCCTGATCAACATCCTTCATTTGATAGAGACATTCACCCATAAGATAACTAGCATTGTTCGTATATTTGCTATCAGGAAATTCAAGAAGAAATTCTTTGAACTGATTATAAGCGTTCTGATAATTACCTGAGAAATATAGCTGCGCGATTTCATTATAACGAGCACTGGATGTAACGGGTTTCACTAGCTGAGTTGCAGTATTCACTTTTGGTTTTTCAGCAGGTTTGAAAGAATCTATTTGAACCTGAGGAGAAGAAAGCTGTTCGGTATCTTTGATAAACTCGATGCCCGGTTCACTCTCTTTTTTTAGCTTAGCTACTTCAATAGGATCAGGATAACCATATGTTATATCATATTGCCATATTGCGATGTTCTGTATCGTGTTTTCAATTACTTTTTCGATAATTCCATCAGGGAATAGATTGGAGAATGGTATTACATTTCTCTTTCTCGTTGTGTAACCGCTTATTTTAAAATTTTTATCCTGTGTATTAAAGGATGTTATCCAGCTGATTTTATTATCTTTGAAAGCGTTTGATAGGACGTTCAAGATATAGTACCACTGGTTTTTAGTACCAACGAGTTTATCTACTTTTTTAAGATTTTCCTGCAGAGCGTCTATCTCTTTTTTTACCTGCTGGAGTTTTACAACAATGGAACGGTTTCTCCTTAACTCTATCTCTATCTGGCTATTTTCACGGCTGATCTCAATAATATCTTTTTTAATGTCGAGATTCTTAAACGTAGCAGAAAAAGCGACATAGAAAATCGCAGCCATGACAAGAAATCCATGCCACTCTATCTTGAAGGGTTTCTGGCTTTCAATTATTTTTGGAGGAAGAAGGTTGCATGTATAGAAGTTCTTGTTCCTTCCCTCCAACGATTTCCAGGCTAGGGATATAGGTATGCAATAATCAGCGATTCTTTCTGGGGGAAATGCTGCTTCTTTTGCTGATGGAATATGAAGCTTATCAAGTGATATGCGTGTAATATTTGCTCCAGAATTTATCTGGTTACGGAAGTATTGTACATCATCATCCTTAGACATTTCACCGGCAAGGATAACATTTCTAGTTATGTTTACATTTGAAGTGTCCTGTTCGAGAATAATCTTCGAATAGATAACTTGACGCATACGATCGAGATCGGATTCAGGAACGATCAAAGGGAAACTTTTCACATATTGATTTCCCTTCATTATAATCCCGAATTTAGAATCTATGCCGATATAAATTAAGAGCACATAATCATCTTCATTAAATTCATAGTTATTCCGCACAAGGTTCATAAGCGAAACCTCTATAGGCTCAATATAACTAAAATAAAATCTCTTTTTGTATATAAGCGGATTAATTTCTTGAAGAGCTTGAAGAATATCATTTCGGCCCTTTTCCACAAAAGCAAGAAGAGAATTATCTCCATTTCTAATAAAATCAAAATTATAATTTTTGTTCTTTTGTTCTTCTTTTGAAAGGATCTCATCGCGTATGAGCTTTTTTATCTTTGACCGGGAATGTGATTGTGTAAAGGTCTCGCTGAATTGTGTGTATGAGACATTCTCTTCGAGAGCATTCATAGAAAGACGGCAAGAGTCGAGAGGAAAATGAGATATTAATTTTTGAAATTCCTGTTTTCCGGTCATGACCGGTTCAGCTTCTTCAGCAGGTTCATATTCGGATTCCTCTAGTTCTGCAAGATCAGGAATTTTAAAATCCTCAGAAAAATCTGCAAGATCTGCAATTGGCTCTGTCGCTTCTTGATCTATTGAAGTTGCACCTTGATCTGGAGGAGTTACTTCAAGTGGATAAAGGGGGAGTGATAAAGTTGTCTCAGATAGTTCGGTGAGACTTATTTTCCCATTGACAACCGTGAGTTGTGCAACTTTAATGGTCATCCCATCTTGATAAATACCAATCGCTGTTTTTCCGTTTTTACTTAATTTCATTCTTTTATCATGAATAGGTCAGGAGCTGCTCCATTCTTTTTCTATTATTTGAATAATTTAGAGCAACGTCTTTAGAGATTTCACCTTTTTTATAAATATTGAAAAGGTCCTGTTCGAGTGTGATCATACCATACTTCTTACCTTCGGTTATCATCTGGTATATTTCATTAATATTTTGATTTCGAATAGCTGCCTTTACAGATGGTGTAACCGAAAGTATCTCTTTAACTAGACTGCGTTTACCACCTATGTTTGGAACAAGTTTTTGAGAAATGATGACTGAAAGAGTATCAGCAAGTCGGAGTCTAATTCTCTCTTGCTCACGAGTCGGGAATTCACCGATAATTCTATGAATACTGTCAACCGCAGAGCTTGTATGAAGTGTTGAAAAAGCTTTATGTCCACTGTCAGTTGCTTCGAGAACTCGAGCGATCGTGTCCGGATCTCTCATCTCACCGACGATGATGATATCGGGGTCTTGACGAAGAGATTGGACAACACCATTTTTAAAGGATAAAACATCCTCACCTACTTCTCTATGCCGGAGTATGCATCTATCTGATTTATGAACATATTCGATCGGGGCACCAAGTATAATGATATGTGCATCATTATTATGATTATTCATATCAACAATTGAATCCAATGTGCTGCTTTTTCCTGAACCAGTTATACCGGTTACAAGAATCAAGCCTGATTTCTCGAACTGGAGATCCATCCTCTGGATGATAGGAGCCGGAAAACCAAGAGATTCAATTTTATAAAGATTTTGATTGATACGCCTGAAGTTACCGACCAGTACATTGCTTTCGTAATAGATATCACTTCTAAAACGACTTTGACGTTCACCTTCTTCAAGAACCATCCCAACAGAAAGGTCAACGTTCTTATCCTTAAAAAGAAGAACTTTCTGGTCATCAGAAAGGACGCTTAACAATATAGCAGTTACCTCATCATTGGTATAATGTGGCATATCATCACACGGCGACTTTTTTCCATATGTTCTGTACCAAACGTTATTATTTGAGCCCGGACCACCGATATCGAGGTCGGAAGCATCTATTTCACGCATGTATTTGAGAAGTTTACGCAGATGTTCATATGCTTCTTCACGCCATGCAGCGTTGTATGTAATGATCTTATTTATGTTTTGGAAACGGCTTGTACCGGTGAGATATTCAGGCAAACCAACAAGCATTTCCGGTGTAAATGATAAACCCATAGCTGTCCTGCCTAAGTTTTATTGATTTTGGTTATCATATTCATATACAATCTTTTAGAAAGGATAAATTATTTCTCGCCGGTAACGAGCTTGAGCATGACGATTCGTTGAATAGACTTTCGCCATTTAGTGAAGAGACAATTAATAAGATTGATCATGAATCGTTTCATAAGACGTTCACCCTTATATGCGAAGAAATCAAGGAGTTTTTTCCTTTCAAAAAAGCGAATTACACATGCAGTTTCAGAACGAAGGGCAGTAAAGGCAGAGCTTGCAAGAATAAAATTTTCTTCAGCCCAACTGTCATTCTTGCGGAGGTAGTCAACTGTAGTATTACTCAACCAAACCGACACTTCTCCTGAGTCAACAAGAACGATTGAGTTGGCGTTTTCGTTTTCGAGTGTGATGGTCTGACCAGCTTCGTATTTTTTTATCCTTCCAAGCGCGAGGAAATCAGCCTTTTCTTCCTGTGTAAAACCATTAAGAATAGCCGGCTCATTCTTTGTGCCTTCTGCTCCCGGTTCAAATGCCTTTTGCAGCGGACCATATAAGTCCTCACCGTATTGCAGACCTTTTTTAACTGCTTCGAGGAGTTCTTCTGCATTGATGGGTTTTGATAAATATTGAAACGCACCGGCATGAACCGCTTTTACGGCACCTTCAATACTCGAAAAACCAGTTGTAATAATGATTACTGCAAGAGGTTGTTTCTTTTTGATGCGCTTCATCGTTTCTAGTCCATCCATACGAGGCATGACCATATCGACCAGGTATAGGTCGAAGTCATCATAGTTCATCTTATCGAGACCATCCTGACCATCAACTGCGAGCGTGACTTTGTAACCTTCTTCTTCTAGGAATTCCTTGCAGAGCTCTCTGATGCTATCCTCGTCATCGATGATTAAAATGTGTTTTTGCATAAAACTATCCTGCTATATTATTTATTTCGTGCTTTTTTTATCAGGGGCAATCGTTTAAGCTCCTGCAACCGAGCAAGGATGCCATTGATCTTATTAATTGCTTCGGTTATTTGATTGCTTGATTTATGAAGTTTCTCATCATCATACTGGCTTGCAGCCTTTTTTACCCTGCTCAATGAAAGAGATATGATGCTAAGTGGATTATTGATATCATGATCGATACCCGCCAATGATGCAGAAACCCTTACAACCTCCTCATAATCAGATAATGCTTTTTCATCAGATACGATCTTATCTTCTTTATCTTTAAGGAACTCTTCTTGATTTTTCAGCTTGTCATTTGCTTCGAGGACCTTAAGTGAGAGTTTTCTTACCATATCACTTATATAACTTGAGATAAATGCGATAACAGTAAACAGACCGGTATATGAGATAAGAAAAATGGTTTGTGTTGCAGCATTTGCTTCATATGGTTGACCATTAACAGGAGCTAGCCATCCGAAGTTGTACATGAGGATAAGAAGAAGCAGACTTAAGCTTCCGATCATAGCAGCAATGAAACCACCAGCTTTTTCGATCGACAAACTCGCAGTTACAACAGCAACAAGGAATATCCATACGAAAGAACTATTTAATCCACCAGTAAGATGAACGACAATTGTACCGAATATAATATCAAGCACGATCTGTGCAGCCCCGATAAGATTGTTTGATGTTATAATCTGAAGATGAAACAATATGTTGAGCACGCTAATACCAAGAAAAGCACCTACGAATGCCACAATTGGAAAAGTTTGTTGTATCATACCAATGCGAAGCAGACCAATTGCAAACAATATGAGCACAATGAACCAGCGAATTTTAAGCCACCAGGAAAACATCAATTTTTCCGAGTCTAATAATCTTATTTGTTCCATATGTCTATCCTTTTATGCTTTTTATTCTTCATTCCATTCGACAATTTTTAAGGTTATTGATATTGGTAGCGCTTCAAGAGCATCCTGAATTGCATCAACATCAAAAGATACAACAGCATGAGCACCCAGAGATGCATCATCAATAACATATACAGCACCAGTGATATCAGAATGAGCCCCAAGAGAAAGTTCTCCAAATACGACAAGGATACCCTCGAACACTATTTGAGCAGTAGCATTAAAATCTCCGTTTACGATAAGAATTCCAGCACCCGACCAATAGGATTGAACCCTCAAATCATTATTCATCCACGTAAGACTATCGGGCATAGGTTCGTTGTTGGCAGGAACTTCAATATATGATCCAAGAGAAATGCATTCATCTTTAACTTCCTGCTCTGTTAAGCCAAAGGTTTCTTCGAAATCGAAGGTGGAGTCTTCAATAACAATTCCATCAACTACAGCTTTTGCCTTAACTGTAATTGAACCCCCAGTGACAATGGCTGCTGTGATGTTAGAAACAACACCTTCTCCTGTGAAAAAGGCAAATTTCGCAGAACTATGATGACTTTTTATAGAGCCAAGCACATCATAACTGACCCATGAGTCTATCTTAATTTTACCATCACTCAATGTGGCATAAGATAGACTATCTATGGTGCCATCCATAATGGCGAGGGAGGTGAATCCTTCGATGTATCCATGAGTACTATCAGCAAAACTTACTTTACCTTGCAAGAGTTGTTTAATACCATACTGAACTGCATAGTTAGCCAGAGAACGAGCTTGTATCCCTGCCTCATCATCTGTAACTATTTCAGGAACGACTTCGCTCTTCTTGTTACCTATAACAACAATTGTAATCGCTATTGCAATAAGTATAATGACAATGATCAATATAACTCTATTCATTTTATCATGTTATGGTTGCCAATATATTATTTCAACATCTTCAAGGGTAGTATCGCCGATTTCTTCTTCTTCATCAACCTCATCTTCGTCTATTTCTTCGTCGTCTACCTCTTCTGGTTCAGGGAGTCCAGGATCAGGAGTTACGGTTGGTTCAGAACAGGTAATCTCTATCCACCAGTGACCTTTTGATTGGTTCCAGTTTCCACCATGAGTATTTCTTAGATTAACAGTCATGTCATCAGACCAAAAAGTATATG
This region of Candidatus Cloacimonadota bacterium genomic DNA includes:
- a CDS encoding tetratricopeptide repeat protein; this translates as MKLSKNGKTAIGIYQDGMTIKVAQLTVVNGKISLTELSETTLSLPLYPLEVTPPDQGATSIDQEATEPIADLADFSEDFKIPDLAELEESEYEPAEEAEPVMTGKQEFQKLISHFPLDSCRLSMNALEENVSYTQFSETFTQSHSRSKIKKLIRDEILSKEEQKNKNYNFDFIRNGDNSLLAFVEKGRNDILQALQEINPLIYKKRFYFSYIEPIEVSLMNLVRNNYEFNEDDYVLLIYIGIDSKFGIIMKGNQYVKSFPLIVPESDLDRMRQVIYSKIILEQDTSNVNITRNVILAGEMSKDDDVQYFRNQINSGANITRISLDKLHIPSAKEAAFPPERIADYCIPISLAWKSLEGRNKNFYTCNLLPPKIIESQKPFKIEWHGFLVMAAIFYVAFSATFKNLDIKKDIIEISRENSQIEIELRRNRSIVVKLQQVKKEIDALQENLKKVDKLVGTKNQWYYILNVLSNAFKDNKISWITSFNTQDKNFKISGYTTRKRNVIPFSNLFPDGIIEKVIENTIQNIAIWQYDITYGYPDPIEVAKLKKESEPGIEFIKDTEQLSSPQVQIDSFKPAEKPKVNTATQLVKPVTSSARYNEIAQLYFSGNYQNAYNQFKEFLLEFPDSKYTNNASYLMGECLYQMKDVDQAILVFETVIKQGGLKTPDALMMLGNACSQKNNLDQAKIYWTRIVNEYPQNRLASIAEKKLAQLGPTKPIENSSINDTVENQSSELFDIQLYADGNYDNILNEQKKLNAAGYPTKIIPISTSSGVIYRLRVDGSFSRDKAFSLGKEISRALNSYYDFWITEAPVTNPSSQEDNAKIIDIQEEIRSEYASILEKYFSEDYQASYDGFYDFMKKYPDHDLASNAQYYMGEAQYQMDNLPEAITIFEIVLEKQDVKKPDALMMLGNAHAELGNNDQALYYWNELISVYPHHHLADIAQIKAIELKD
- the tadA gene encoding Flp pilus assembly complex ATPase component TadA, which produces MGLSFTPEMLVGLPEYLTGTSRFQNINKIITYNAAWREEAYEHLRKLLKYMREIDASDLDIGGPGSNNNVWYRTYGKKSPCDDMPHYTNDEVTAILLSVLSDDQKVLLFKDKNVDLSVGMVLEEGERQSRFRSDIYYESNVLVGNFRRINQNLYKIESLGFPAPIIQRMDLQFEKSGLILVTGITGSGKSSTLDSIVDMNNHNNDAHIIILGAPIEYVHKSDRCILRHREVGEDVLSFKNGVVQSLRQDPDIIIVGEMRDPDTIARVLEATDSGHKAFSTLHTSSAVDSIHRIIGEFPTREQERIRLRLADTLSVIISQKLVPNIGGKRSLVKEILSVTPSVKAAIRNQNINEIYQMITEGKKYGMITLEQDLFNIYKKGEISKDVALNYSNNRKRMEQLLTYS
- a CDS encoding type II and III secretion system protein; translation: MKKIILLLLFTLLCTSLLEAQWVEDEFSYKELVSMGRETPFYEAVRALEVMSIQYEGKKIVNLSKFTGEIGIPIKEVYWKNALFLIINFNDLILEDLPGSYVINDMTELEEEAAEGPEITPSTKQVKISSIFFKADKSILNSIGIDWSTLFNGKVVAAINFSGSSVAEDVFNASAATKLESGDVTIDINTLFSILESHQVGTVIARPTLIVISGKQGQIQVGQDFSVKKKDEAGNISDEFFETGVIMTVTPTVVDDENGEAIHLVASVQKSSATPGELSTIINKSESDTEVLLYDGEETVIGGLYDTDETISRVGIPILKDLPWWVLGIRYLTGSNRRETNIREMIVIIKAEISKSTHERRNEALNTQQKIEEHRIENEDAKKLFNIEETDDTKNK
- a CDS encoding histidine kinase, whose amino-acid sequence is MEQIRLLDSEKLMFSWWLKIRWFIVLILFAIGLLRIGMIQQTFPIVAFVGAFLGISVLNILFHLQIITSNNLIGAAQIVLDIIFGTIVVHLTGGLNSSFVWIFLVAVVTASLSIEKAGGFIAAMIGSLSLLLLILMYNFGWLAPVNGQPYEANAATQTIFLISYTGLFTVIAFISSYISDMVRKLSLKVLEANDKLKNQEEFLKDKEDKIVSDEKALSDYEEVVRVSASLAGIDHDINNPLSIISLSLSRVKKAASQYDDEKLHKSSNQITEAINKINGILARLQELKRLPLIKKARNK
- a CDS encoding response regulator — protein: MQKHILIIDDEDSIRELCKEFLEEEGYKVTLAVDGQDGLDKMNYDDFDLYLVDMVMPRMDGLETMKRIKKKQPLAVIIITTGFSSIEGAVKAVHAGAFQYLSKPINAEELLEAVKKGLQYGEDLYGPLQKAFEPGAEGTKNEPAILNGFTQEEKADFLALGRIKKYEAGQTITLENENANSIVLVDSGEVSVWLSNTTVDYLRKNDSWAEENFILASSAFTALRSETACVIRFFERKKLLDFFAYKGERLMKRFMINLINCLFTKWRKSIQRIVMLKLVTGEK